One Romeriopsis navalis LEGE 11480 DNA window includes the following coding sequences:
- a CDS encoding HupE/UreJ family protein, whose amino-acid sequence MKHLKYLITACCLTLLLIVYSGAGADAHWADSAVGEITITQKSAEFVLTLPSALLDVADDNRDGQITADEIQQNQAVLTNLLNDRVQLTDQTELGQLEQIALRQSAPANPTHTTIALTYRWKTPIEALQATYKLFLPDAPNARCVVTISHQGNTQSVIFSPLSPTASLIKSPILQQAKSFMLLGIEHILTGYDHILFIVSLLLMAGSLSQISVLIMAFTIGHSITLALAVLNVVSLPSQLVESLIALSIVYVAVEAMRRKSMRYRWLTIFGLGMIHGLGFAGILQDLAIIGQRLGITLFSFNLGLEVGQILIIIIGLTVISACQRIRCNQGWRLNLLRTIAAGIAITGSTWFMQRAFLG is encoded by the coding sequence ATGAAACACCTCAAATATCTCATCACCGCCTGTTGTCTGACACTTTTGCTCATCGTTTATTCTGGTGCTGGCGCGGACGCCCATTGGGCTGATTCGGCGGTCGGGGAGATCACAATCACTCAGAAATCCGCTGAATTTGTTTTGACATTACCCTCAGCATTATTAGATGTTGCGGATGACAATCGAGATGGGCAAATCACTGCCGATGAAATTCAGCAAAACCAAGCTGTTCTGACAAATTTACTCAACGATCGAGTACAGCTTACTGACCAGACAGAATTAGGACAACTTGAGCAAATAGCCCTCAGGCAATCAGCCCCAGCTAATCCAACCCATACGACGATCGCGTTAACTTACCGCTGGAAAACACCGATTGAGGCACTGCAAGCAACCTATAAATTATTCTTACCTGATGCGCCCAATGCTCGCTGTGTTGTGACGATAAGCCATCAGGGAAATACCCAAAGTGTAATTTTCAGTCCGCTCAGTCCAACTGCAAGCCTCATCAAATCACCAATATTGCAGCAGGCAAAGAGCTTTATGCTGTTAGGGATTGAGCATATTTTGACTGGCTACGATCACATTCTCTTCATCGTCAGTTTGCTACTAATGGCTGGGAGCTTATCGCAAATTTCCGTGCTGATTATGGCGTTTACAATTGGCCATTCAATAACGCTGGCTTTAGCTGTATTAAATGTTGTTTCCCTGCCATCACAGTTAGTGGAAAGTCTCATTGCTTTGTCGATCGTTTATGTCGCGGTTGAGGCAATGAGACGTAAATCAATGCGCTACCGTTGGCTGACGATTTTTGGGCTTGGCATGATTCATGGGCTAGGGTTTGCAGGGATTTTGCAGGATTTAGCGATTATAGGACAACGTCTTGGTATCACACTGTTCAGTTTCAACTTGGGCTTAGAAGTTGGGCAGATATTGATTATTATTATCGGTTTAACGGTAATTTCAGCTTGCCAGCGAATCCGATGTAATCAAGGATGGCGACTTAATTTATTGCGAACGATTGCGGCTGGCATTGCGATTACGGGGAGCACCTGGTTCATGCAACGCGCATTTCTGGGTTAG